ACCTGATGACCCATGCCTACTTCAAGGCTATGTTATTCTTGTGTTCAGGGTCGGTTATTCATGGCATGGAGGAGGTAGTAGGGCACAATCCCATCCTGTCACAGGATATGCGTTTAATGGGGGGATTGAGAAAATACATGCCTATCACTGCTATATGCTTTTTGATAGGCACTTTAGCTATTTGTGGTATTCCCCCCTTTGCCGGCTTTTGGTCAAAGGATGAAATCCTCAGCCAGGCTTTTGAGGCTAATCCTGCCCTTTGGGTGGTAAGCTGGCTAACTGCAGGTTTAACTGCTTTTTACATGTTTCGTCTCTACTTTCTCACCTTTGAAGGGGATTTTAGGGGAAAAGACAAGACAATTCAAGAGAAAATCCTGAAAGAAGCCGGTATTGTCCATACTGAGGAGAATCACCACCATGGGGAAAAACCTCACGAGTCGCCCTTGACTATGACATTTCCCTTGGTGATGTTGGCTATACCCTCAACAGTAGTGGGTTTTGTCGGGCTTCCCTGGCACAATTTGTTTGAAGAGTTTATCTATCCCCCCACGGAAACTGCCACAGAGGTAGTCCACCAATTCCAGTGGGGCGAATTCTTGACAATGGCAGGCACTTCTGTTGGCATTGCTTTGATTGGCATTACCTTTGCCTCTCTGATGTACCTACAAGGCAAAATCTCCCCCAGTGCCCTCGCTGCCAAGTTTCCCGCCCTGTATAAATTCTCCCTCAACAAGTGGTATATTGACGACATCTATGACCGTGTATTTGTCATTGGCAGCCGTCGCCTGGCCAGGGCTATTATAGAGGTGGACTACAAGGTGGTAGATGGTGCTGTCAACCTCACGGGGTTAATCACCATCATCAGTGGCGAAGGGTTGAAATACCTAGAAAACGGTAGGGCGCAGTTTTATGCACTTATCGTGTTTGCCGCTGTTTTAGGATTTGCCATTGCCTTTACCGTTATCAGCTAAACCGCTACCCATGGGTTGATATGTAAGGGGGGGGAACTATTTAAACCAGATTTACGTCTCCCCCCCCATCTACCCGGAGGAATCCGCCATGTGGAAAAAAACAATACTTTGTGTCTCCTTAACACTACTAGGATTAGTACACCTGCCGGCTTTTGGCCGTGACATTGTGGTTAGGTTTGCCAAGGGCAGTTACTGTGGTTCCTATGTTGGAAGAATAAACCCCGGGGATACGTTTAGTCTGAGGCTAGGCAAAGATCAATTTCTCGAAATTACCGCCCCCCCGGAAGTAGACTATTCGGTAATTAATCCCAGAGGGGGAATCATTTCCGGCAGTAACCCCTCCTCTCCTCCACAGGTGCGTCTCTTCCAAACCGGGAAACAGGCTGGGGTGTTCAAGGTTAGGATAAATCGAGTGCCCTATCCCGAGGGCAATAGTTTTCAATTCTGTGCCTATTAGACCGTATTATTATTGTCCTCCCGTGGTGGGGTTTTATGGGAATCTGAAGGGTTGGCATTTTCCCAATGAGATTTGCCCCATGGAGTAGGGATAGGATTTTGAACGGGTTTGAGACTGCCAAGCACTTCTGATAGACTGAAGTCATGGGCCCTTGTTTCTCTGAGTTTGTGCCACACTGAACGCGACATGAGTAAATTGTGTTGTTTCCGTTGAGCCCTCATTTTTTCCAAAAATTCTTCCCTCTCCGTCTGGTAGTCTGCAGAGGAGAGTAGAAGGGATTGGGAGGGGAATTTCTCCACCAGGATGGCCATTTGGGTTAACAGTTTTGGGTATAGCCAGGTATAGGCGGGGTGGACGAGCAGTTGGGCTTGGTGTGGTTGACGGCCGTTTTTGCAGATTTGTAGCTGAAAATGGCCAATAGCCGCCTTTCTCTGGGGCTCAAATACGTAAGCACTCACGTTATCTGTCTGGTCTAGCCATCCTCTGATTTTCTCTGTGAGATACTGCCAAAAACTCTTCTTGAAGTCTTCGATGTGACGATCAAAAACCTGTCTTAGCACGGGTGGCAGGGAGACACAATCCAGTTGGTAAATCAATTTGGCGTCGGCGTTGCTAACTGGGAGGAGATTGGGGAGATTGGGCTCCTGTTGTGCTAGTCTTTTTAACAGCTGGCTATCGCATTCCCAATAGGTGATTTGCGCCAGAGGCTGAAAGCCGTTTTCTCGATACAGCCCTATTCTATTTTTTTCGTTTATATCTACCTCTATTATCCAGGTGCGGGCCTCCCAAATTTTCTCGAAACAGTATCTCAATAACTGGGAGCCCACACTGCAACTGCCTATTAGAATATGATTGAGGGGGGTTTTACTATTTATCACTACCTGTTCTACTTTCCAAGTGCTTCTGCTGTAGTTTACTGGCGCTACTTGGATCAGTCCCTGAATTTGGCCGTCTTTTTCTGCTACATACACATGAAAGTCCTTGTCTTCCAGCCAGGGTATAATTCTGGCCAGTTGTAACAGTCCGTAACAGCTGTGGTATTGTTCTATTTTTTTTAGTAAATTGTACTTACGGGGGTCATATTCTTCGGCCAAATGGGTGGTTAAAAGGGAGGCGACGGGGTTTAAGTCGCGGTATTGGATTGGGCGGATAACAAGGGTACTTCTGGGTTGGGCATTGTTATTCATAGTGGCAAATATATAAAAACGGCGACTATTAACTAGTAATAAGGATTAGAAATAAGCCGGGTTGTTGTAGATAATAAAAAAGAATAGTCCCCTGGTTTAAACTAACTCCATGTTAGCGTAGATTTTCAGTGGTTATAGTGTTTGTCACCCAAGTTTACAGCCAGGGGATTGCCCCAAATAACCT
The Geminocystis sp. M7585_C2015_104 genome window above contains:
- a CDS encoding GNAT family N-acetyltransferase, whose protein sequence is MNNNAQPRSTLVIRPIQYRDLNPVASLLTTHLAEEYDPRKYNLLKKIEQYHSCYGLLQLARIIPWLEDKDFHVYVAEKDGQIQGLIQVAPVNYSRSTWKVEQVVINSKTPLNHILIGSCSVGSQLLRYCFEKIWEARTWIIEVDINEKNRIGLYRENGFQPLAQITYWECDSQLLKRLAQQEPNLPNLLPVSNADAKLIYQLDCVSLPPVLRQVFDRHIEDFKKSFWQYLTEKIRGWLDQTDNVSAYVFEPQRKAAIGHFQLQICKNGRQPHQAQLLVHPAYTWLYPKLLTQMAILVEKFPSQSLLLSSADYQTEREEFLEKMRAQRKQHNLLMSRSVWHKLRETRAHDFSLSEVLGSLKPVQNPIPTPWGKSHWENANPSDSHKTPPREDNNNTV